The Bacteroidota bacterium DNA window AGCCACTGGAACCAGTACGTGTACTACTAGTCTTCATGCATTTCATTTTGGTTGGCTAGTTTTGGATTTTGGATACTAAATTTTTGAACTGTTTCGGCGGGCCTGAGTCCATTGTTTCGGTATCCTCTGTGAGGTCGTTCCTGGTTATAGTGTGAGTTGCGCTACCAAGCCCAAAAATGAATGCTGAACACCTCAGTTGGAGGGTCTTTTTATAGAAAATAGTAAACTTTAAGAAACAGCTGGCCGGGCCCCTATTTATTATTTAGCCAATGTATCCAGTCCTTAGCGACTCTATCCCAGTTAAATGCTTCAAAATCAATCTCGCCATTATCTCTCAGGCCAAAGAAGTTGTGCTCAAGACCAGGGTAGGATTGAAAAGTGAAATTTTGCTTTTTATTCCGAATCATTTCGGCACGTAGGTAGTCATTAAATGGTAAGCTTGGGTCTCCGGTCCCATAGCAAATCAGTACAGGTATATCCAATCTTGGGAACGATTTGATTGTGGATCCCGAAAAACTGAACAAGGATCTGTAGGAATCGCCATAGGTTACATCCGGGTTATTGCGATCGGCCACTACCGCCTCGTAGTATCGAAACACACTCTCGGTGCTTTCAGTCGTATCTACTCCGCTCTCCTGCTGTCGAGATGTTGAAATCATGGACATTATCTGACCGCAGGGATTACCGTTTGCATACACCAGATGGGTTACTTTCTTCGATCTGAGGGCCATTTCGAGTGCAACTCTCGCCCCTTGCGAATGACCTGAAACAACCAGCCTGCTTTTTTCTCCCATTCCCATTTGGATCAGATGGTTTAGCACCTGCAGGTTTCTCCCCACATAGTACTCCAGGGTGTTATTGCTCAGGTATTGACTTGGTGGTAGGGGCGAGTCACGTTCAAAGTATGAGAAATCGGGCTGTAGTTCCTCCGTTTTCCTTATCAGTGGGATGCCGGGCTTTCCCACAATTACGAGATGGTATTTTTCGCAAATAGCCTGCGTGTCGAATGGAAATACTGGATAGGCTTGCTCGCCATCCAGAATAATTAGCGGGATTGGCAAACTTCCCTGGCAGAAGAAGAACAGAGGTTTTTTCTTGGCTTCATCACCGGCCTTGGCCTTGATCAATACATCGACCTGATCTTTTTTGTACAGCAGTTTTACATGCGTAAAGCCAAGATCATCCAGTTTTCGGCTTTGTCCGATGGCGCTAGCCGAAAGGAGCAAGAGTGCCAAGACAGCAACCGCTTTCATTTTTCGATCCGTTTTAGTTTTTCGCCCGGCTCAATACAGCGGGGGTAGGTTTGGGCCTTTGTTTCGATGAGCGCCTGGACCTGTACCGGGGCATGCCTAGCAGTACTCCAACGCCACGTCGTCGGTTAGGGGGTAGCACTGGCAGGTCAGCACATAGCCGGCTTCCACCTCCTCGTCGCTCAGGCCCTCGCGCTCCACCATCTGCACCAGGCCGCTGTGCACCTTGGCCCGGCAGGTGCTGCATATGCCCTCCTGGCAGGCATAGGGGGGGTCTAGCCGTGCGCCAATGGCTGCATCCAGGATATTGGTGCCGGCGGGCACTGCTACCCGGGTAGTCTTGCCATCCAGCCGGATGGATACCTCGCGGTCGCGCAGCTCGTAGTCCACTTCGCCGCTGTCTTCTTCTGCCGTTTCTTCATCGGGAAGCGGGGCGGTGTAGTATTCGCGGTGGATGTTGGCCTCATCTTCGCCCATCCGGTGCAGGGCTGCCAGCACCGCATCCATCATGGGGGTGGGGCCGCACATGTAGTATTCGGTGGGCAGCTCGCTTTTCGCTTTTATCTGGCCCAGCAGGTCCATGGCCAGGGGGCGCGTTAGCATACCCGTTGGGCCGTCCCAGGCCGCCAGGGGTTTATCTAGCACATGCACCACCTGTAGGCGGCCACCACTCTGTCGCTCCAGCTCGGCCAGCCTGCTGCCGAAGATAATGCTGCGCTCATTTCGGTTTGCGTACAGCAGCGTCACCTGGCTCTGGGGTTCCTTCAGCAGTACCGACTGCAGGATGCTGAACAGCGGGGTAATGCCACTGCCACCCCCAATGAGCACGTAATGACGCGCTTGGCCAGCATCCGGGCTTAGGGTAAACTTGCCCATGGGCGGAAATACCTCTATCGTATCGCCGGGCTTCAGGTGTTGGCGCAGGTAGTTGCTCACCCGTCCGTTGGGCACCGCCTTGATGGTTACACTCAGGTGCGGATCCTGATCGGGGCAGCTGCTGAGCGAGAAAGCCCGCCGCAGGCTCTCGCCCTGATAGGTTACCTTCAGCGTTAGATACTGCCCAGGCTTGTAGGCAAAGGTGGCCGGATCCGGGTTTTCAAACTGCAGGGTGTAGGCATCCTCCGTTTCGTGGATCAGGGCCTGCACGGTTAGCGGAACGAATTTCATAAACAGACGATAAGCAATGAGGACGGGTAAAGCTATTCCGCAAAGCTAACAATCCGAACGGGACTTTTATATTGCGCCCATGCGCAAAATTGCGGCGGAGTGGGTGTTTGACGGGCGGCAGCTGCTGCACCAGCAGTGCGTGCTGGTGGCAGATGGGGGCCAGATACGGGCCCTGGAGCCGGCCTGGCTGCATGCCGATGCCGAGTGGCACACGGGGCTGCTGTGCCCCGGGTTTGTGAACGCGCATGCCCACCTGGAGCTTAGCCACCTGGCGGGCAGCATCCCCCGGGGGGGCGGCATGGTCCCCTTTGTGGAGGCGGTGGTGCATACGCGAGATGCATACACGGCGGATGCGCAGCTGCAGGCCGCCCGGCAGGCCATGCAGGCTGCCTGCGA harbors:
- a CDS encoding alpha/beta hydrolase fold domain-containing protein; this encodes MKAVAVLALLLLSASAIGQSRKLDDLGFTHVKLLYKKDQVDVLIKAKAGDEAKKKPLFFFCQGSLPIPLIILDGEQAYPVFPFDTQAICEKYHLVIVGKPGIPLIRKTEELQPDFSYFERDSPLPPSQYLSNNTLEYYVGRNLQVLNHLIQMGMGEKSRLVVSGHSQGARVALEMALRSKKVTHLVYANGNPCGQIMSMISTSRQQESGVDTTESTESVFRYYEAVVADRNNPDVTYGDSYRSLFSFSGSTIKSFPRLDIPVLICYGTGDPSLPFNDYLRAEMIRNKKQNFTFQSYPGLEHNFFGLRDNGEIDFEAFNWDRVAKDWIHWLNNK
- a CDS encoding ferredoxin--NADP reductase produces the protein MKFVPLTVQALIHETEDAYTLQFENPDPATFAYKPGQYLTLKVTYQGESLRRAFSLSSCPDQDPHLSVTIKAVPNGRVSNYLRQHLKPGDTIEVFPPMGKFTLSPDAGQARHYVLIGGGSGITPLFSILQSVLLKEPQSQVTLLYANRNERSIIFGSRLAELERQSGGRLQVVHVLDKPLAAWDGPTGMLTRPLAMDLLGQIKAKSELPTEYYMCGPTPMMDAVLAALHRMGEDEANIHREYYTAPLPDEETAEEDSGEVDYELRDREVSIRLDGKTTRVAVPAGTNILDAAIGARLDPPYACQEGICSTCRAKVHSGLVQMVEREGLSDEEVEAGYVLTCQCYPLTDDVALEYC